In Myripristis murdjan chromosome 5, fMyrMur1.1, whole genome shotgun sequence, the genomic stretch GACGGCccgtcagtcactcagtctgctCCCACTGACCAgtagtggggggtgggggtgttttttgtttttttgttgttttttttttggagagggagaagagggaggaccACAcgtttctccctccctctggtCCAGGTCAATGTGGAGGGGAGTGGGGCGTTTGTTTTGTTCGTTGGCAGCGCCCTCGGAGCCCCCCCCTCCCATCACCGACAGGTGTGCATCTCCACCATCTTGCGGCACTGTTTGCACTTGACGTAGCAGCACCAGTGGAACTTACAGCTGCACCtgtccaccacctccacctcctgcgTCTGGAAGCCGCGGCCGCAGCACATCAGCTCGCAGCCGTCGATGGCCTTGGAGGTTCGGTTGCACTGGCGGCCCGCCGTACCCAGCATGCCCGGCGTGCGCGGGTCGTAGTCACAGAAGTCCGGGCTGGGGTCCAGGTAGACCAGGTCTTCGTCCGTGTGAGGTTTGAACTGCGAGTTGCGGGGAACCAGGACTTTGGCGGTGCCCACCTTGCGCTGCTCCACCTCGGTGGCGCCGTCAAACTTCTCCTTGATGACGTTGCCCACCTTGCGGAACGGCGGCATGGCTTTCCAGCAGGTTTTGACCTCGCAGGAGCCCGACACGCCGTGGCATTTACACTCCACACGCATGTGAGACAAAATAGCCTGTggagaaaaaacatatttacactcaaaatctttatttttcctcaaacctgttaaaaaaaaatcagccagtgggatgagataatcccacttatttccttcctgtttcacttgtttcaggaatttttcagaGAATGAATCCTAGTACCCATtttattatctttggggtcacTGAGAGTTAATGGGACATTTGGGAAGAAACAACATAATTCCaacaagaactttgatgtataagggGGATGAGTGGGgaaatatgttttatgtaaagggctatttagggaGTCAGCGACAAAAtgaagtacctgacacataaactttttattaaaatcatttaacgttagttaatgccgtaatggttaattaactgttagttaatgattattatggcatttagtaatgttaataatatctacaataacccttaaataacatataaatgaataccttagcatgaacagcattagtacatgattcttagacacattagctaacggttagttaactgttacttaatgtttattacctgttacttaacgtttattacggcattaactaacataaattgttgtactgttattgtaaagtgttacctaatcattttctggaggtttaaattgctggggtcaaattgataaaaaaaaaaaaaaaaaacgttagagggttaaaaaaaaaaaaaaaaaaataggacagTGTGAACACAAACTTTCCATGCATGCTTGTCCAATGAATGGCTTCATTGAATGACAGTGAGTTACCTTCCTGCCGGCCTCGTTGTTGTGGAGGTTCATGAGCGCTCGACTGGACGACTGGCCTTTACTCCTCTCCCTCACGTCCACAAAGGACTGAGAGAAGGCCACTCCATAGGCAATATTATCACTGCAGCCTGACCACTGGAACCCTATGGCGGGAGATTAAATCACACACAGTGGTTATCTGTATTGTGCTGAGTATTTTTTTCAAAGcgatagttcacccaaaatacaaaaaaaaaaaaaaaggatatgtTCCCATGTACCGCTAGTGTAATCTATCCCTCCATAGTTTCTGGCTTGGTGTCCAGTTTTCTACAGTCCTCCCCTCGCCACAACACAACAGGGTTAGACGGTTATTCTCTTATGGAGCGCAAAATTTACATGtcaaaaactcaacagcaacagcgttttccaaaaacaatgacacggaTATGCGGCGTAATCCACGGCCCTCGGGGGGTGAGGCGTTTTggtgggaactatttcctgttgTGTAACACTGACAACCTGAATCTGTCCACCCGGAGGAAGGTGAAGAATGCACCTCCTTTGGGACCGACAGATATTTTGGTGCTGGGAGATCACCTGAAGATCACAGAGAAGTCAAAACCTCATCAAATCTTTGTATATTTggatgaactgtccctttaaacaTTGCACCTAATACTTTAATGCCAttattttgctcttttctctTGATTTTTGCACAGAATTTAAATTGTACAAATTGGGTACTCCTGTGTTTGGATATCAATTAGTGTCCATGTCTAATCAATACACTGATGTtggactatatatatatacgtgtgtgtgagtgtgtgtgtgtgtgtgtgagagagagagagagagagagcgagagacctACCCTCTGGACTGACTCCATGAACGTTGCGGTCACAGCCACATTTTTCCAGTTCTCCGCTGCTGCAGGCCCTTGTTACCGCAAACGCCACACTGGCTGCTGAGATGGCATACACAAACGCTGCCTCGCGGGTgcctaatacacacacacacacacacacatacacacacacacacacacacatacatacacattgaTTCATTTTGTAACACACAACAGCGCACTCCCTCTGAATCATAAAATACAGTTCTTATCTATCAGCAAGCATCTGACAGGCAGCAACATCAAGCTGGAGAAGCATGaaattttcacacacacacacacacacacacacacacacacacacacacacacaaatatgtacaTTCTTTTGGCCAAAATATCCATcttcacaagtcatttagtgtcacattcagtcttaaaatctgcCGAAGGGacgaaataatcccacttgtttctaatgcggtttcatttccactttttcacttttttttcacaatttttcttGGACCAAGTCTGAAACagggcagaatgaggcagatcagccactaggatcgagaaaatgacacttgtttaaaaaaaaaaaaaaaaaaaaaaaatctggcaaaaAGTTGATTAgtattagaaacaagtgggattttcccactagcagattttttttttttttttttttttttttttgcctgttttaaGTTAAAATAAGTTGACTGACTgtatatgagactaaattacttgcCAAGATGGAGATTAGTTTGGaaaatcatattaaaaatattaaagctGCATATTAACAAAGCTTTGGAGTCTTGATCTAATTATACCGGTGCACACAGTCGTATCAGCATCTGTTCAACACCAGAGTGAGCGTTTACTGGCAGGGTCagagctgtggtgtgtgtgtgtctgtgtgtgtgtgtgtgtgtgtgtgtgtgtgtgcctgtctcaCCCTGCGTCACCACTTTGCCGAACACAGGCATGGTCTCCAGCGTGGAGCAGTTCCACCGCCGGTTCCGAAACTGGAACTGACACTCGTCTATCGCCAGCTGGGCTCCTCGGCGCACCGCGTCCATCACCTCCACGCTCCGCTTACAGATCTGAACCTGCAGCGGGGACGGACGCAACTTAgatcagcctcacacacacaaacacacacacatatctcaaAATGATACATATCTGTCCTCCCAAATGTTTATTAATCAGTATTTGAAGAGGTAGGTAAAGgtcagtagcagcagtaataaGTCAAAATCACGAGATTAATCAAGGCAGCAGCTGTTTTGGATGAgtttatgtcacatttttcacaaataGTTTCAATTCAGGTCTGCCAGAGTAAGACACAGGGTAATGCTATCAGTTTCAAATCAATTTGGGTAACAATAtctttatgattatttattactctaatcattttctggaggtttaaatcaCTTGACATCAATTGataaaaatgttcataaatttgaaggtaacaggagggttaaataatTTAAGCTTAGCAACAAGTGTTCATGCAGCTACCACAGTCTTTGTGTTCTCAGAAGGAGATATATCACTGCCATGAATGAACTATGGGACTGTGCAGAAGTACCagtactttcaaaataaaagccccataAGCAGCAGTGGAGTCTCTGAGTGCTGTGTGGAAAAGCTCACAGAAACTCACAgaattataaattaaaaatactaGCAGGGATCcggaggtttccaaagatccccaATATGTCCTGTTGAATCACGGGGAAAtgagtataaaatgatgcacaagaccgctagatattttctatttgctgtaatgctgcagccataacacaatggcatcttgggtttgtaTATTTCACTGAGTTTAAACAGTTTTCTTCTAATGCTGAAGCTATgtgaggggaaatttaagggaaaatcagtcTTTAAGGGGCTCATTTGTTGAGGCAAAGTGGCCTGATTCAGTGTGTTCACAAGATTTACTGGCACCATTAAGTGAAAAATCAGCCCTACAAGAATGAACTGATCATTTTCCAAAACCACTAAGCCACTAAGCCAATCACTAagccttttttctgtttgtttgtttgtttgtttgctgctgtcCTCTTTGCCTTGTCGATCCTTAATTCTGCGTCCACAATTACGAGAATGTGTAAATATCTCGGAGCCGTACCTGTCTCTGGATGAGGCCTCGTAGCCTCTCGCACGTCTCCTCATCAGTGATGCTTCCCACCGACGACAGCTTGGCCAGATACCTGACggggagagagaaacaacatCAACACGACATCGTCACAACATCGCAGCGCTCTCCCTAAAGACGGAGGGAATGATCTCAGCGGGACAGAGACGTCATGGAGGGATCAAGACGGGAGCAGAGGAAAGTAGGGACGGGGCGATATGCTTAAGTCACGATGTGATTCGGTGTGCAGTGTGGGCTTCACAGTGCAACACATTCGATGACAACAAAGTATGACTGTGCAGAATGACACTCACTTGTTAGAATATGCACTTTAAAAAGGCAGTCATTTCAATGTGCATCTGATATTTCAGCGTGTGAAATTGTGCTGAATCACTCGTTTCATCTCTGATAACAGCAGAGTGAAATGTAGCTGATGTCTTCACTCATTTTCCTTCCCCACCTCTACCCTGTGTTGTCGCATTTTggcaaaatgttgatttttgatGAATCATCTCATCCCCAGAAGACGGGCTCGAGAAGCGCTGAATCACGACAGCGCGGCTCTGTGACTTTCCCCAACATTTGTtcaaagttaaataaataaatcattgccATGTTGGTTTGGAGACagtataattaccataaacaaacaagaccattACTGAAAACACTGGCAGCCGCTGCAGCAGGGCTATTCAATTAAACTTTTAGGAGATCCGGTTACTAAAAGTTTGTCCCCAGCAAACGTCCAAGCCATCTTAACTGACTGTGGTGATTTGTAGGCCTATATGGATGTAACACTGAGGGTCTATAGGTGAGTGAGCATAAACTGCAATGAGGCGCAATTAAGAAAGAAGTACCTTTCCCAGCCATTCTCACTGTAAACACATTGTAAAagtaaggaaaataaataagcaggCGTACTCACAAATTAAAGTATCAAAATGAGTTtcccttaaaaataaaaatgtaaataaaataccGATTACTTACTATTTATCGGATATACTCCATTAATATAAAATGCTGGAGGGAActtaagacaaaacaaaaacagcaattttaCTAGATGGAATACGAAGTGatcattttttaacaaatttgaatttattccTTAACACCgttttggcatttttctttttctccttctccc encodes the following:
- the wnt4 gene encoding protein Wnt-4a — protein: MSQWMWDDGLKSSSVPLRTPAAAAAAAAAASAPLWALHTRLPTPAHPGIISALTDLTSLPPEMTEEYVLRCVLMLCFALLSANASNWLYLAKLSSVGSITDEETCERLRGLIQRQVQICKRSVEVMDAVRRGAQLAIDECQFQFRNRRWNCSTLETMPVFGKVVTQGTREAAFVYAISAASVAFAVTRACSSGELEKCGCDRNVHGVSPEGFQWSGCSDNIAYGVAFSQSFVDVRERSKGQSSSRALMNLHNNEAGRKAILSHMRVECKCHGVSGSCEVKTCWKAMPPFRKVGNVIKEKFDGATEVEQRKVGTAKVLVPRNSQFKPHTDEDLVYLDPSPDFCDYDPRTPGMLGTAGRQCNRTSKAIDGCELMCCGRGFQTQEVEVVDRCSCKFHWCCYVKCKQCRKMVEMHTCR